Proteins encoded in a region of the Zea mays cultivar B73 chromosome 4, Zm-B73-REFERENCE-NAM-5.0, whole genome shotgun sequence genome:
- the LOC103654370 gene encoding uncharacterized protein: MISFTKWTTIEVVLQIPPAFPVCTYNLTPIEQLQPRVDYKEYFMDVLGVVSVISHVSSLRTRGRQAEVMKRTVTISNARDTGPTVDVVLWGERATAFPAEQIHRDSGSSPQIIIFVGTLVRSYADNVSLSGGSSCKWYINAPVPEVNALRTSAETNHHPVIWDQGKAAAEGTVIAVPEHKKLKDIKYLHPFENKKKEWLVIVKILKIDRSWWYNACKKCLRTTKPHGDTYKCTNSSCDSIGSPTPSAFGHERHQLWRPAFGN; this comes from the exons ATGATCAGCTTTACAAAGTGGACTACGATTGAGGTTGTCCTCCAGATCCCCCCTGCTTTTCCGGTTTGCACATATAACCTCACTCCCATAGAACAGCTGCAACCGCGCGTGGACTACAAGGAATATTTCATGG ATGTGCTCGGTGTTGTCAGTGTGATCTCCCATGTTTCGTCGCTGCGCACAAGGGGACGACAGGCTGAGGTTATGAAGAGAACAGTCACTATAAGCAATGCAAG GGATACTGGGCCAACCGTTGATGTTGTGCTTTGGGGCGAGCGGGCCACAGCTTTCCCAGCTGAACAGATCCACAGGGACAGTGGATCCTCACCACAGATAATAATATTTGTTGGCACTCTCGTGAGGAGTTACGCTG ATAATGTGTCTTTATCCGGTGGATCATCATGCAAGTGGTACATAAACGCACCGGTCCCGGAAGTAAACGCTCTCAGAACTAG TGCTGAAACCAACCACCACCCTGTCATTTGGGATCAGGGGAAAGCAGCTGCTGAGGGTACAGTGATTGCGGTGCCTGAACATAAGAAACTCAAGGATATTAAGTACCTCCATCCTTTTGAAAATAAG AAGAAGGAATGGCTTGTCATCGTAAAGATTCTCAAGATTGATAGATCATGGTGGTACAACGCATGCAAAAAATGCCTTAGGACAACCAAACCACACGGTGACACATATAAGTGCACCAATAGTTCCTGTGACAGCATTGGATCGCCTACCCCAAG TGCTTTTGGACACGAGCGCCACCAGCTATGGAGACCCGCTTTTGGGAACTGA